The following coding sequences lie in one Populus nigra chromosome 15, ddPopNigr1.1, whole genome shotgun sequence genomic window:
- the LOC133674375 gene encoding probable receptor-like protein kinase At1g80640 codes for MKLLHLVLVPQTVPIWFFHLCLVVVHAIQEDPPVPSPSPSLISPISTSMAAFSPGVESEMGIKDHHQHDDLHRKIILLLTVACCILVIILLSLCSCFIYYKKSSQKKKATRCSDVEKGLSLAPFLGKFSSLKMVSNRGSVSLIEYKILEKGTNNFGDDKLLGKGGFGRVYKAVMEDDSSAAVKKLDCATDDAQREFENEVDLLSKFHHPNIISIVGFSVHEEMGFIIYELMPNGCLEDLLHGPSRGSSLNWHLRLKIALDTARGLEYLHEFCKPAVIHRDLKSSNILLDANFNAKLSDFGLAVADSSHNKKKLKLSGTVGYVAPEYMLDGELTDKSDVYAFGVVLLELLLGRRPVEKLTPAHCQSIVTWAMPQLTNRAVLPTLVDPVIRDSVDEKYLFQVAAVAVLCIQPEPSYRPLITDVVHSLVPLVPLELGGTLRVPQPTTPRGQRQGPSKKLFLDGAASA; via the exons atgaaGCTTCTTCATCTTGTTCTTGTTCCTCAAACAGTTCCTATTTGGTTTTTTCATCTGTGTCTAGTAGTAGTTCATGCCATACAAGAAGACCCACCTGTCCCTTCACCATCTCCCTCTCTCATTTCTCCTATTTCAACTTCAATGGCTGCCTTCTCTCCAG GGGTTGAATCGGAAATGGGAATCAAAGACCACCACCAGCATGATGACCTCCACAGGAAAATAATCTTGTTGCTCACTGTTGCTTGTTGCATACTTGTTATCATCCTTCTTTCTTTGTGTTCTTGTTTCATTTACTATAAGAAGTcctcacaaaagaaaaaagctacTCGGTGTTCAG ATGTGGAGAAAGGGCTTTCATTGGCACCATTTTTGGGCAAATTCAGTTCCTTGAAAATGGTTAGTAATAGGGGATCTGTTTCATTAATTGAGTATAAGATACTAGAGAAAGGAACAAACAATTTTGGCGATGATAAATTGTTGGGAAAGGGAGGATTTGGACGTGTATATAAGGCTGTAATGGAAGATGACTCAAGTGCTGCAGTCAAGAAACTAGACTGCGCAACTGATGATGCGCAGAGAGAATTTGAG AATGAGGTGGATTTGTTAAGCAAATTTCACCATCCAAATATAATTTCTATTGTGGGTTTTAGTGTTCATGAGGAGATGGGGTTCATTATTTATGAGTTAATGCCAAATGGGTGCCTTGAAGATCTACTGCATG GACCTTCTCGTGGATCTTCACTAAATTGGCATTTAAGGTTGAAAATTGCTCTTGATACAGCAAG AGGATTAGAATATCTGCATGAATTCTGCAAGCCAGCAGTGATCCATAGAGATCTGAAATCATCGAATATTCTTTTGGATGCCAACTTCAATGCCAAG CTGTCAGATTTTGGCCTTGCTGTAGCTGATAGCTCTCATAACAAGAAAAAGCTCAAGCTTTCAGGCACTGTGGGTTATGTAGCCCCAGAGTATATGTTAGATG GTGAATTGACGGATAAGAGTGATGTCTATGCTTTTGGAGTTGTGCTTTTAGAGCTTCTATTAGGAAGAAGGCCTGTAGAAAAACTGACACCAGCTCATTGCCAATCTATAGTAACATGG gccatGCCTCAGCTCACTAACAGAGCTGTGCTTCCAACCCTTGTGGATCCTGTGATCAGAGATTCAGTAGATGAGAAGTACTTGTTCCAG GTTGCAGCAGTAGCCGTGCTGTGTATTCAACCAGAGCCAAGTTACCGCCCTCTCATAACAGATGTTGTGCACTCTCTCGTCCCATTAGTTCCTCTTGAGCTTGGAGGGACACTAAGAGTTCCACAGCCTACAACTCCCAGAGGTCAACGACAAGGCCCATCAAAGAAACTGTTTTTGGATGGTGCTGCCTCAGCTTAA